A single genomic interval of halophilic archaeon DL31 harbors:
- a CDS encoding excinuclease ABC, A subunit (KEGG: hbo:Hbor_27990 excinuclease ABC subunit A~TIGRFAM: Excinuclease ABC, A subunit~PFAM: ABC transporter-like) — translation MSKEFIEVRGAEENNLADLDVEIPRDAFTVVTGLSGSGKSSLAFDTVYAEGQRRYIESLSAYARNFLGQMDKPQVESVEGLSPAISIDQKNAANNPRSTVGTVTELHDYLRLLYARVGTPHCPECGREVGTQSAQQMVRRLFELPEGTRVKLAAPVVRDQKGAFEDLFEELVSEGYARVEIDGERYDLTTDDPNLDENYDHTIDVVVDRVTIDEGDRSRITDSVETALEEGDGVLKVILPSPPEELPDAFGGNVSRSTGDLAGEANDRLVVEFSEELACTHCGIDFSEIETRSFSFNSPHGACPACEGIGETKEVDEDLVVVDRDKPIKHVFEAWTYNRSYYQTRLDSVAEHFDVSVETPFSELTADQQRQFLYGTDEQVVFKRQTKNGTRRKEKRFEGVIPNLERRHIETESESTREHIEEYMAVTTCPACAGTRLKPQSRSVLVDGTAISEVNQLSIGDARRHFEGMEEHLSERDLVIAEEIFKEIRARLGFMEEVGLEYITLDREASTLSGGESQRIRLATQVGSGLVGVLYVLDEPSIGLHQRDNDRLLNTLEGLRDLGNTLVVVEHDEETMRRADYVIDMGPGPGKRGGEIVAEGDFDDIVNTADSVTGDYLAGRRQVPVPSERRTSESALTIKGARQHNLKDLDVDLPIGQFTAVTGVSGSGKSTLMHDVLYKGLARKMNDNTSVDPGEHDEIQVPEGIETVRLIDQSPIGRTPRSNPATYTGVFDHIRDAFAQTKLAQQRGYEKGRFSFNVKGGRCEECGGQGTVKIEMNFLSDVHVPCEECDGARYNDETLDVEFKGKTIADVLDMDVAEAYDFFEANPQLKRRLKLLKDVGLDYMRLGQPSTTLSGGEAQRVKLAEELGKKQTGDTLYLLDEPTTGLHKEDERKLIEVLQRLTDNGNTVVVVEHELDLVKNADNVLDLGPEGGEKGGHIVASGTPEAVADVEDSHTGRYLRDHLPDIEMEGPRADRRKPAEDEAPEEAAAPAANDE, via the coding sequence ATGAGCAAGGAGTTTATCGAGGTGCGAGGCGCTGAGGAGAACAACCTCGCCGACCTCGACGTGGAGATCCCGCGGGACGCATTTACCGTCGTCACCGGCCTCTCTGGGTCGGGTAAATCCTCGCTCGCGTTCGACACCGTCTACGCCGAAGGGCAACGCCGCTATATCGAGAGCCTCTCGGCGTACGCCCGGAACTTCCTGGGTCAGATGGACAAGCCGCAAGTGGAGTCCGTCGAAGGGCTCTCCCCGGCCATCTCCATCGACCAGAAAAACGCCGCGAACAATCCCCGTTCGACGGTCGGCACCGTCACCGAACTGCACGACTACCTCCGACTGCTGTACGCCCGCGTCGGTACCCCTCACTGTCCGGAGTGTGGCCGTGAAGTGGGAACCCAGAGCGCCCAGCAGATGGTGCGGCGCCTGTTCGAGCTCCCCGAAGGAACCAGAGTAAAACTGGCTGCGCCGGTCGTCCGCGACCAGAAAGGCGCCTTTGAGGACCTCTTTGAGGAACTCGTCTCGGAGGGGTACGCCCGTGTGGAAATCGACGGCGAGCGCTACGACCTCACGACTGACGACCCGAACCTCGACGAGAACTACGACCACACCATCGACGTGGTGGTCGACCGGGTCACAATCGACGAGGGCGACCGCTCGCGCATCACGGACTCCGTCGAGACGGCCCTGGAGGAGGGTGACGGCGTACTGAAAGTCATCCTCCCCTCGCCCCCGGAAGAACTCCCCGACGCCTTCGGCGGCAACGTCTCCCGCTCCACAGGGGACCTCGCCGGCGAGGCTAACGACCGTCTCGTCGTGGAGTTCTCCGAGGAACTCGCCTGCACGCACTGCGGTATCGACTTCTCGGAAATCGAGACGCGCTCGTTCTCGTTCAACTCTCCCCACGGCGCCTGTCCCGCTTGTGAAGGGATCGGGGAAACGAAGGAAGTCGACGAGGACCTCGTGGTTGTCGACCGCGACAAACCCATCAAACACGTCTTCGAAGCCTGGACTTACAATCGCTCGTACTACCAGACCCGGCTCGACTCCGTCGCTGAGCATTTCGATGTGAGCGTCGAGACGCCGTTCTCAGAGCTCACCGCAGACCAGCAGCGACAGTTCCTCTACGGCACCGACGAGCAGGTGGTGTTCAAGCGCCAGACGAAAAACGGCACCCGGCGCAAGGAGAAGCGCTTCGAGGGGGTTATCCCCAACCTCGAACGCCGCCACATCGAGACCGAGAGTGAATCCACCCGCGAACACATCGAGGAGTATATGGCCGTCACCACCTGCCCGGCCTGTGCGGGGACCCGACTCAAACCCCAGTCCCGTTCTGTGCTCGTCGACGGCACCGCCATCAGTGAGGTCAATCAGCTGAGCATCGGCGACGCCCGCCGACATTTCGAGGGGATGGAGGAGCATCTCTCGGAGCGCGACCTCGTGATCGCCGAAGAAATTTTCAAAGAAATCCGCGCCCGGCTGGGCTTCATGGAGGAGGTCGGGCTGGAGTATATCACGCTCGACCGCGAGGCCTCCACGCTCTCGGGCGGGGAGAGCCAGCGGATTCGGCTCGCCACACAGGTCGGTTCGGGCCTCGTTGGCGTGCTCTACGTGCTCGACGAGCCCTCGATTGGGCTTCATCAGCGCGACAACGACCGCCTGCTGAACACACTCGAGGGCCTGCGTGATCTCGGCAACACGCTGGTCGTCGTCGAACACGACGAGGAGACGATGCGCCGCGCCGACTACGTCATCGACATGGGGCCTGGCCCGGGCAAGCGCGGCGGCGAAATCGTCGCGGAGGGCGACTTCGACGACATCGTCAACACGGCTGACTCCGTCACCGGCGACTACCTCGCTGGCCGGCGGCAGGTGCCCGTTCCGAGCGAGCGCCGGACCTCAGAGAGCGCACTCACCATCAAGGGTGCACGCCAGCACAACCTCAAAGACCTCGACGTTGACCTGCCCATCGGGCAGTTCACCGCTGTCACGGGCGTCTCTGGCTCCGGGAAATCCACCTTGATGCACGATGTGCTGTACAAGGGGCTAGCCCGGAAAATGAACGACAACACCAGCGTTGACCCCGGCGAACACGACGAGATTCAGGTGCCCGAGGGTATCGAGACGGTGCGACTCATCGACCAGTCGCCCATCGGCCGGACGCCCCGGTCGAACCCCGCCACCTACACGGGTGTGTTCGACCACATCCGCGACGCGTTCGCCCAGACGAAACTCGCCCAACAGCGCGGCTACGAGAAGGGGCGCTTCTCGTTCAACGTGAAGGGCGGCCGCTGTGAGGAGTGTGGCGGGCAAGGGACCGTCAAAATCGAGATGAACTTCCTCTCGGACGTCCACGTGCCGTGTGAGGAGTGTGACGGCGCGCGCTACAACGACGAAACCCTCGACGTAGAGTTCAAGGGCAAGACCATCGCGGACGTGCTCGACATGGACGTGGCTGAGGCCTACGACTTCTTCGAGGCCAACCCACAGCTCAAGCGACGGCTCAAACTGCTGAAGGACGTGGGACTGGACTACATGCGACTCGGCCAGCCGTCGACGACGCTCTCCGGCGGGGAAGCCCAGCGCGTGAAGCTCGCGGAGGAACTCGGCAAGAAACAGACCGGCGACACGCTCTACCTGCTGGACGAGCCGACGACTGGTCTCCACAAGGAGGACGAGCGCAAACTCATCGAGGTGCTCCAGCGACTCACTGACAACGGCAACACCGTCGTCGTCGTCGAGCACGAACTCGATCTCGTGAAGAACGCCGACAACGTCCTCGACCTCGGCCCCGAAGGCGGTGAGAAGGGCGGCCACATCGTCGCCAGCGGCACCCCTGAGGCGGTCGCGGACGTCGAGGACTCCCATACGGGGCGCTACCTGCGTGACCACCTGCCGGATATCGAGATGGAGGGGCCGCGTGCGGACCGGCGCAAGCCTGCAGAGGACGAAGCGCCCGAGGAGGCGGCTGCCCCCGCGGCCAACGACGAATGA
- a CDS encoding transposase (ISH3) (KEGG: hla:Hlac_2799 transposase (ISH3)), whose amino-acid sequence MKPTQADSEIEEEHLLNFVVNSLDEELAIDLGENVEVTTETLYEVLAGASAGGTSINHVCETTDDSPHANTVRGHLTDQFELDSVEAVGDTLLQRDALETLPDRPVEVVADLHLDPYYGDEDETEALYSSQAKRGTTAFHAYATLYARVRNKRYTLAVRQLVAGETTSDVLGEFLELLDGLDLGVKAVYLDRGFYNSTGLKLLYAHNYAYVMPIVKWGETIQDELNSGWSREIEHDLAGEVTFPVFIDCVYQQGRCDEHGVARHGYAADAPFIDTPRDARNHYSKRFGIESSYRLAKQSLAFTSSQDAGLRLVMFVVSLLLQNSWRYLHWRYVAAPRRGGRRLWRWSFTEFCEMVLRAAWTALGVRRSVPANQPLDDRLFR is encoded by the coding sequence GTGAAGCCTACCCAGGCAGACAGCGAGATAGAGGAGGAGCACCTGCTTAATTTTGTCGTCAACAGCCTCGACGAGGAACTTGCGATAGACCTCGGCGAGAATGTCGAGGTCACGACAGAGACGTTGTACGAGGTCCTCGCCGGCGCCAGCGCCGGCGGGACCTCAATCAACCACGTCTGCGAAACAACTGACGACTCGCCCCACGCCAATACCGTCCGTGGACATCTCACCGACCAGTTTGAGCTGGACTCCGTTGAGGCGGTTGGGGACACACTCTTGCAACGAGATGCTCTTGAGACACTGCCGGATCGGCCGGTGGAGGTCGTCGCCGACCTCCACCTGGATCCTTACTACGGTGACGAGGACGAGACAGAGGCGCTGTACTCCTCGCAGGCTAAACGCGGAACCACGGCGTTTCACGCGTATGCGACGCTCTATGCGCGGGTACGAAACAAGCGGTACACGCTGGCGGTTCGCCAGTTAGTCGCTGGCGAGACCACCAGCGATGTCCTCGGTGAGTTTCTTGAACTGCTTGACGGCCTTGACCTCGGCGTCAAGGCCGTCTACCTCGATCGCGGATTCTACAACAGCACCGGTCTCAAACTGCTGTACGCGCACAACTACGCCTACGTGATGCCGATTGTCAAGTGGGGCGAAACGATTCAGGACGAACTCAACAGCGGCTGGAGCCGTGAGATCGAACACGATCTCGCCGGTGAGGTGACGTTTCCTGTGTTCATCGACTGTGTTTACCAGCAAGGACGGTGCGACGAACACGGGGTGGCGCGTCACGGCTACGCCGCTGACGCGCCGTTCATCGACACGCCACGAGATGCCCGAAACCATTACAGCAAACGCTTCGGCATCGAGTCGAGCTACCGATTAGCCAAGCAGAGCCTCGCGTTCACCAGTTCTCAGGATGCTGGACTGCGGCTGGTGATGTTTGTAGTGAGCCTGTTGCTTCAGAACAGCTGGCGGTATCTTCACTGGAGGTACGTGGCGGCGCCCCGCCGCGGGGGGCGCCGCCTCTGGAGATGGTCGTTCACGGAGTTCTGTGAGATGGTGCTGCGGGCAGCCTGGACAGCGCTTGGTGTGCGCAGGTCTGTTCCAGCGAACCAACCACTCGACGACCGGTTATTCCGGTAG
- a CDS encoding peptidase M20 (PFAM: Peptidase M20; Peptidase M20, dimerisation~KEGG: hla:Hlac_0829 peptidase M20) — protein sequence MSDPSAELVDLTRDLVEIPSHEDETEAGDYLEAWLRAETDASVERDPAGNVLARRNIGAEESLALVGHHDVVPPADSQVRGDGRYHVEERDGRLHGRGTADMKGAVAAALLAFRDADPDTELQFASFVGEETDGEGVRAYLDRTTPDERFDYAVVGEGSTGYSTPGVTDVVVAHKGRRGSTLTATGRATHASLVEEGINAIYRASDAVDVVRNLDAPSATVLGEELPGSVAVTEIDGGSALNIIPEGCTVTVDERTVPGERADLGATEAVEGVTWTVDQDLPPMACSDEAFADAVLAAAREAAHAGEPAHVTKPHATDAGWLAAEGVTTVVAGPAESGEAHTDTESVAVDALTRCYRLYRSLAERL from the coding sequence ATGTCCGACCCGTCCGCCGAACTTGTCGACCTAACCCGTGACCTGGTGGAGATTCCGAGTCACGAAGACGAGACCGAGGCCGGCGACTATCTCGAAGCATGGCTCCGCGCAGAGACGGACGCCAGCGTCGAACGTGACCCCGCGGGGAACGTCCTCGCGCGCCGCAACATCGGGGCCGAAGAATCACTCGCGCTCGTCGGCCACCACGACGTTGTTCCGCCGGCCGACTCACAGGTCCGAGGGGACGGTCGCTACCACGTCGAGGAACGTGACGGCCGACTCCACGGCCGTGGGACCGCCGACATGAAGGGCGCCGTCGCGGCGGCGCTGCTGGCGTTCCGCGACGCCGACCCAGACACAGAACTCCAGTTTGCGTCGTTCGTCGGCGAGGAGACCGACGGCGAGGGCGTCCGAGCGTATCTCGACCGCACGACCCCCGACGAGCGGTTCGACTACGCAGTGGTCGGCGAGGGCTCGACCGGCTACTCCACTCCCGGAGTCACCGACGTTGTCGTCGCCCACAAGGGCCGGCGCGGGAGCACGCTGACCGCGACCGGGCGGGCCACCCACGCGAGTTTGGTCGAGGAGGGTATCAACGCCATTTACCGGGCGAGCGATGCCGTCGACGTGGTTCGGAACCTCGACGCGCCGTCGGCGACGGTACTGGGCGAAGAACTGCCGGGGAGCGTCGCCGTGACCGAAATCGACGGCGGCAGCGCATTAAACATCATCCCCGAGGGCTGCACCGTCACCGTCGACGAGCGAACCGTCCCGGGCGAGCGCGCAGATTTGGGAGCAACAGAGGCGGTCGAGGGCGTCACGTGGACGGTCGACCAGGACCTGCCGCCGATGGCCTGTTCGGATGAAGCGTTCGCCGACGCCGTGCTCGCGGCCGCACGCGAGGCTGCCCACGCGGGCGAGCCCGCGCACGTGACAAAACCCCACGCGACTGACGCCGGCTGGCTGGCGGCCGAAGGGGTCACAACGGTCGTCGCCGGGCCGGCGGAGTCGGGCGAGGCCCATACCGATACGGAATCGGTCGCGGTGGACGCGTTGACGCGCTGTTACCGGCTCTACCGGTCGCTCGCAGAACGTCTGTGA
- a CDS encoding PilT protein domain protein (KEGG: hvo:HVO_0421 P-loop ATPase of the PilT family~PFAM: PilT protein, N-terminal; K Homology, type 1, subgroup~SMART: Nucleotide binding protein, PINc; ATPase, AAA+ type, core), whose amino-acid sequence MNVVPDTSVVIDGRVSERISDGQYDGATIYIPEAVVGELEAQTNAGYTPGWEGLAELQRLAGFADEGTIQVEFVGRRPTAAETEGAGEGDIDALIRDLAVEHGASLLTSDGVQAEVARAKGLEVDYLEPIVDTEAAKPDDETLAIEQFFTDDTMSLHLRAGAKPKAKRGDIGEMRYEAIADEPTSEAQMQEWATDVLETARAASGGFIELSEEGMDIVQYRNYRIAVAQPPFADAIEITAVRPIAKTTIEDYALAGGLKERFTERQRGVLIAGSPGAGKSTFAQAVAEYLNDNDFAVKTMEKPRDLQVGPEITQYTELGGSMANTADSLLMVRPDYTIYDEVRKSSDFETFADMRLAGVGMIGVVHATRAIDALQRLVGRVELGMIPQVVDTVVYIEAGQVHTVYDVETEVKVPAGLTAQDLARPVILISDHETGTPKYEIYTFNRQVVTVPLEDEEEDTGVNKLAKQEIEREIHSVAHGHVDVELTGQDQAIVYVEEDDISYVIGKGGGRISDIEDRLGIDIDVRTHDENPNAGSSGDEEPTTVGGPQGEVVQPEITGRHVVIRMDDHVGETVEVRAGGDYLFTATVGRGGDVQVSRGSAIAEELEDAIDRRQQVTVVPA is encoded by the coding sequence GTGAACGTCGTTCCCGACACCAGCGTCGTCATCGACGGCCGCGTCTCGGAGCGGATCTCCGACGGCCAGTACGACGGCGCGACTATCTACATTCCCGAAGCAGTCGTGGGCGAGCTCGAAGCCCAGACTAACGCGGGCTACACCCCCGGCTGGGAGGGGCTTGCCGAACTCCAGCGCCTCGCCGGCTTCGCCGATGAGGGCACTATTCAGGTTGAGTTCGTCGGTCGCCGCCCCACCGCCGCCGAAACCGAGGGCGCCGGCGAGGGCGATATCGACGCGCTCATCCGGGACCTCGCGGTCGAACACGGCGCGAGCCTGCTCACCAGCGATGGGGTGCAGGCCGAGGTCGCTCGTGCGAAAGGGCTCGAGGTCGACTATCTCGAGCCAATCGTCGACACCGAAGCGGCCAAACCCGACGACGAGACGCTGGCCATCGAGCAGTTCTTCACCGACGATACGATGAGCCTCCACCTCCGTGCAGGGGCGAAACCGAAGGCCAAGCGCGGCGACATCGGCGAGATGCGCTATGAGGCCATCGCCGACGAACCCACCAGCGAAGCGCAGATGCAGGAGTGGGCCACGGACGTGCTGGAGACCGCCCGTGCGGCCTCCGGCGGCTTCATCGAACTCAGTGAGGAGGGGATGGACATCGTCCAGTACCGCAACTACCGCATCGCCGTCGCTCAGCCGCCGTTCGCGGACGCCATCGAAATCACGGCGGTCCGGCCCATCGCCAAGACCACCATCGAGGACTACGCCCTCGCGGGCGGTCTGAAGGAGCGATTTACCGAGCGCCAGCGCGGGGTGCTCATCGCCGGGTCGCCCGGAGCCGGGAAATCCACCTTCGCGCAGGCTGTTGCGGAGTATCTCAACGACAACGACTTCGCGGTCAAGACGATGGAGAAGCCGCGGGACCTGCAGGTCGGCCCCGAGATCACCCAGTACACCGAACTCGGCGGCTCGATGGCCAACACCGCCGACTCGCTGCTGATGGTGCGCCCCGACTACACCATCTACGACGAGGTGCGCAAGTCTAGCGACTTCGAGACGTTCGCGGACATGCGCCTCGCCGGCGTCGGCATGATTGGTGTCGTCCACGCCACTCGGGCCATCGACGCGCTCCAACGCCTCGTCGGCCGAGTCGAACTGGGGATGATTCCGCAGGTCGTCGACACCGTCGTCTACATCGAGGCCGGGCAGGTCCACACTGTCTACGACGTTGAGACGGAGGTAAAGGTCCCCGCCGGCCTCACCGCCCAGGACCTCGCCCGCCCGGTCATCCTGATTTCCGACCACGAGACGGGCACGCCGAAGTACGAGATTTACACGTTCAACCGCCAGGTCGTCACCGTCCCGCTCGAGGACGAGGAGGAGGATACTGGGGTGAACAAGCTCGCGAAACAGGAGATCGAGCGCGAGATTCACTCCGTTGCCCACGGCCACGTCGACGTGGAGCTGACGGGCCAAGACCAGGCGATTGTCTACGTCGAGGAAGACGACATCTCCTACGTCATCGGGAAAGGCGGCGGCCGCATCAGCGATATCGAGGACCGCCTCGGCATCGATATCGACGTGCGGACCCACGACGAGAACCCCAACGCCGGCAGCAGCGGTGACGAGGAGCCGACGACGGTTGGCGGCCCACAGGGTGAGGTCGTTCAGCCCGAAATCACCGGCCGGCACGTCGTCATTCGGATGGACGACCACGTCGGGGAGACTGTCGAGGTGCGCGCTGGCGGCGACTACCTCTTCACGGCTACCGTCGGCCGCGGCGGCGACGTGCAGGTGTCCCGTGGCTCGGCCATCGCCGAGGAACTGGAGGACGCGATCGACCGTCGACAGCAGGTGACAGTCGTCCCTGCCTGA
- a CDS encoding geranylgeranyl reductase (KEGG: hbo:Hbor_27950 geranylgeranyl reductase family protein~TIGRFAM: Geranylgeranyl reductase, plant/prokaryotic~PFAM: Monooxygenase, FAD-binding; Fumarate reductase/succinate dehydrogenase flavoprotein, N-terminal), with protein MYDFAVVGVGPAGARVARRAAEAGYNVVAFEQGTVGTPLACSGHVSLDIWEFTPEGAREALLQNEVYGARFHTDGPGSRAYPFYKDEPVSNVIDREQLDRILADAARDAGAEVHEHHTVTGVEEGSDSVELTVSPDDGDSFSVEAKMVAGCDGPVSRVRRAVDLPEPDEKLHGVLGFDPEPDHQDFVDVHLTVPSFFAWRIPRGEAGVEYGLAARPGADRDVRARFDELTEAYDAEIDRFCSGAIPVGPADSVTSHRVFLVGDAASQTKPFTGGGILYGMRSADNAIRTIEPEDPATLSAYERAWREELGREIELGHWLRRAYSLPKPVQKLGLRVTAGEIGVHMDQPTSLFSREHLRSYLP; from the coding sequence ATGTACGACTTCGCCGTTGTCGGCGTCGGGCCCGCGGGCGCTCGGGTCGCCCGCCGTGCTGCTGAAGCCGGCTACAACGTGGTCGCCTTCGAGCAGGGGACCGTCGGCACGCCGCTGGCCTGTTCGGGCCACGTCTCGCTCGACATCTGGGAGTTCACGCCCGAGGGCGCTCGCGAGGCGCTGCTCCAGAACGAGGTGTACGGTGCTCGCTTCCACACTGATGGCCCGGGGAGTCGCGCCTACCCCTTCTACAAGGATGAACCGGTCTCGAACGTCATCGACCGGGAGCAACTGGATCGGATTCTCGCGGATGCAGCCCGGGACGCCGGGGCCGAAGTCCACGAACACCACACCGTCACGGGCGTTGAGGAGGGGTCTGACAGCGTCGAGCTCACGGTTTCGCCGGACGACGGCGATAGCTTCTCCGTCGAAGCGAAGATGGTCGCCGGCTGTGACGGCCCCGTCTCGCGGGTCCGTCGAGCGGTCGACCTCCCCGAACCCGACGAGAAACTTCACGGCGTGCTCGGGTTCGATCCGGAGCCAGACCACCAGGATTTCGTCGACGTTCACCTGACGGTGCCGAGTTTCTTCGCGTGGCGCATCCCACGTGGCGAGGCCGGCGTCGAGTACGGACTTGCGGCACGCCCGGGCGCCGACCGTGACGTGCGCGCCCGCTTCGACGAACTCACCGAGGCCTATGACGCAGAAATCGACCGGTTCTGTTCTGGTGCTATCCCCGTGGGCCCAGCGGATTCAGTCACTTCCCACCGCGTCTTCCTCGTCGGCGATGCCGCCTCACAGACCAAGCCGTTCACCGGTGGCGGAATCCTCTACGGGATGCGCTCAGCGGATAACGCGATCCGGACGATTGAACCGGAGGACCCAGCGACGCTCTCGGCGTACGAACGGGCGTGGCGCGAGGAACTCGGCCGAGAGATCGAACTCGGCCACTGGCTCCGACGGGCCTACTCGCTCCCGAAACCGGTTCAGAAACTCGGCCTGCGTGTGACCGCTGGGGAGATCGGCGTCCACATGGATCAGCCGACCTCGCTGTTCTCTCGCGAGCACCTGCGGAGCTACCTCCCCTAA
- a CDS encoding bnr/asp-box hypothetical protein (KEGG: hbo:Hbor_27970 bnr/asp-box hypothetical protein) — MTTVYAAYEDALLAVDDATGEPSARLSLDGYRPECVLADEGRLFVGTFDSGLLRSTAGGESWERLDGVEEDAVMSIAVAPDDPQTLYAGTEPSAVYRSQDGGQSWKRLKGLTDVPSADRWSFPPRPHTHHVRWLEPAPGDPELLYVGIEAGALVRGYLDGSADGDDIVTWGDRVERSRVDTHTITTHPDRPGHAWVAAGDGYAETDDWGDSWGHPKAGLNHTYCWSVAVDAADPECVLISSASGAGSAHRAPGEAYLYRKQGDRWERLETDLPTGEGALRAVLQRGEVGGVFWAGNNHGLYRTTDGGDSWQALQIDWPDRFTDQTCRGLAVVA, encoded by the coding sequence ATGACCACGGTGTACGCCGCCTACGAGGATGCACTGCTCGCCGTCGACGATGCCACCGGCGAGCCGAGCGCGCGGCTCTCCCTCGACGGCTACCGGCCGGAGTGCGTGCTCGCCGACGAGGGTCGGCTCTTCGTCGGCACGTTCGACTCCGGCCTGCTTCGTTCGACGGCCGGCGGCGAGAGTTGGGAACGCCTCGATGGTGTCGAGGAGGACGCCGTGATGTCCATCGCCGTCGCGCCCGACGACCCCCAGACGCTCTATGCGGGGACGGAGCCGAGTGCGGTCTACCGGAGTCAGGACGGCGGCCAGAGTTGGAAACGCCTCAAGGGGCTCACTGACGTCCCCTCAGCAGATCGCTGGTCGTTCCCGCCGCGCCCGCACACCCACCACGTTCGCTGGCTCGAACCCGCACCCGGTGACCCTGAACTACTCTACGTCGGTATCGAGGCGGGAGCGCTCGTGCGGGGGTATCTCGACGGCTCAGCCGACGGCGACGACATCGTCACTTGGGGGGACCGCGTCGAGCGCTCCCGCGTAGACACCCACACAATCACCACTCACCCTGACCGTCCCGGCCACGCCTGGGTTGCTGCGGGCGACGGCTACGCCGAGACCGACGACTGGGGCGATAGCTGGGGCCACCCGAAGGCCGGCCTGAACCACACCTACTGCTGGAGCGTCGCCGTCGATGCTGCCGACCCGGAGTGCGTGCTCATCTCCTCGGCCTCGGGCGCTGGCAGTGCCCACCGCGCGCCGGGCGAGGCGTACCTGTACCGCAAACAGGGGGACCGCTGGGAGCGCCTCGAGACCGACCTCCCGACGGGTGAGGGAGCGCTCCGCGCTGTTCTCCAGCGAGGCGAGGTAGGTGGCGTCTTCTGGGCGGGGAACAACCATGGCCTCTACCGAACCACGGATGGCGGTGACAGCTGGCAGGCACTCCAAATCGACTGGCCAGACCGTTTCACGGATCAGACCTGCCGCGGGCTCGCGGTCGTCGCCTGA
- a CDS encoding hypothetical protein (KEGG: hla:Hlac_0361 hypothetical protein): MWRRSDRSGNPVVCIACGDEPTREQAREYDKEGDRWDRRGKEFEYLCKDCFGDLTHQPRHGLEATLEEACTPGQTAEEFVRRYLRAAAERADEDPRE; encoded by the coding sequence ATGTGGCGTCGGTCCGATCGCTCGGGGAACCCCGTCGTCTGCATCGCCTGCGGCGACGAACCCACCCGTGAACAGGCCCGCGAGTACGACAAGGAGGGTGACCGCTGGGACCGCCGCGGCAAGGAGTTCGAGTATCTCTGCAAGGACTGTTTCGGTGACCTCACCCACCAACCGCGACACGGGCTGGAAGCGACACTCGAGGAGGCGTGCACACCGGGCCAGACTGCCGAGGAGTTCGTCCGGCGCTATCTACGTGCGGCCGCCGAGCGAGCCGACGAGGACCCCCGAGAGTAG
- a CDS encoding universal PUA-domain-containing protein (TIGRFAM: universal PUA-domain-containing protein; Uncharacterised domain 2~PFAM: Pseudouridine synthase/archaeosine transglycosylase~KEGG: hje:HacjB3_15130 hypothetical protein~SMART: Pseudouridine synthase/archaeosine transglycosylase) → MKIISRHHLRSDAVDEIETALAEGLDVELDADTYELVELEDTTFDVVLVDGEPDVLYYEGEPFLSVRGANAHSAEEGVVTVDAGAVSFVSNGADVMRPGIVEANERIKAGDLVVIVEESHGKALAVGRALVDGDEMTGDSGKVVESLHHVGDAVYEFSV, encoded by the coding sequence ATGAAGATTATCTCACGCCACCACCTCCGGAGTGATGCCGTCGACGAAATCGAGACCGCCCTTGCGGAGGGGCTGGATGTGGAACTCGACGCCGACACGTACGAACTGGTCGAACTGGAGGACACCACCTTCGACGTCGTGCTGGTCGACGGCGAACCGGACGTGCTCTACTACGAGGGCGAGCCGTTCCTCTCGGTCCGTGGCGCGAACGCACACTCGGCCGAGGAAGGCGTCGTCACCGTCGACGCGGGCGCCGTCTCGTTTGTCAGTAACGGTGCCGACGTGATGCGGCCCGGTATCGTCGAAGCCAACGAGCGCATCAAGGCGGGCGACCTCGTCGTCATCGTCGAGGAGAGCCACGGGAAGGCGCTCGCGGTTGGCCGTGCGCTGGTCGATGGCGACGAGATGACCGGGGACAGCGGGAAGGTCGTGGAGTCACTCCACCACGTCGGCGACGCGGTGTACGAGTTCTCGGTCTGA